In the genome of Mytilus edulis chromosome 3, xbMytEdul2.2, whole genome shotgun sequence, one region contains:
- the LOC139516216 gene encoding fibroin heavy chain-like isoform X3, with the protein MIWTIGHCLVILCVAFVNIDGGSIGYHGDSTGYGHGVGYGSGDGYGSGNKKIVIKTVHGSGSGSGYGAGYGIGHKKVVIKTVHGSGSGSGYSTGYGSGHKKVVVTSVHGSGSGSGYGTGYGSGNKKVVVTSVHGSGLGSGYGTGYGSGNKKVVVSSVHGTGSGSGYGDRYGSGNKKVVVTSVHGSGSGSGYGTGYGSGTKKVVVTSVHGSGSGSGYGYGHGSGNKKVVVTSVHGSVSGSGYGTGYGSGNKKVVVTSVHGSGSGSGYGDGYGSGNKKVVVTSVHGSGSGSGYGYGHSSGNKKVVVTSVRGSGSGSGYGDGYGSGKKKVVVTSVHGSGSGSGYGYGHGSGNKKVVITSVHGSGSGYGDGYGSGNKKVVVTSVHGSGSGSGYGDGYGSGNKKVVVTSVHGSGSGSGYFDGYGSGNKKDVVTSVHGSGSGHGIGYGSGNKKVVVTSVHRSGSGHGIGYGSGNKKVVVTSVHGSGSGHGIGYGSGNKKVVVTSVHGSGSGYGDGYGSGNKKVVVTSVHRSGSGHGIGYGSGNKKVVVTSVHGSGSGHGIGYGSGNKKVVVTSVHGSGSGHGIGYGNGNNKKVLVTSIHGSGSDYGNGYGSNTKKVVVTSVHGSGSGHGIGYGSGNKKVVVTSVHGSGSGHGIGYGSGNKKVVVTSVHGSGSGHGIGYGSGNKKVVVTSVHGSGSGHGIGYGSGNKKVVVTSVHGSGSGHGIGYGSGNKKVVVTSVHGSGSGHGIGYGSGNKKVVVTSVHGSRSGSGYGTGYGSNGYNSRYGCVPFEQNIVIHKRQKGYGGYNGGRNTIAQILPFGYNGKGYNTYDNGYGPGDYNSYGSGDKKVVVTPVHGSGSGSGHGIGYGSGHKKVVVTSVHGSGSGYGDGYGSGNKKVVVTSVHGSGSVPGHGIGYGSGHKKVVVTSVHGSGSGSGYGDGYGSGKKKVVVTSVHGSGSGHGIGYGSGNKKVVVTSVHGSGSGSGYGYGHGSGNKKVVVTSVHGSGSGHGIGYGSGHKKVVVTSVHGSGSGSGYGDGYGSGNKKVVVTSVHGSGSGHGIGYGSGHKKVVVTSVHGSGSGSGYSTGYGSGNKKVVVTSVHGSGSGSGYGYGHGSSNKKVVVTSVHGSGSGHGIGYGSGHKKVVVTSVHGSGSGSGYGDGYGSGNKKVVVTSVHGSGSGHGIGYGSGHKKVVVTSVHGSGSGSGYSTGYGSGNKKVVVTSVHGSGSGSGHGIGYGSGNKKVVVTSVHGSGSGSGYSTGYGSGNKKVVVTSVHGSGSGFGHGIGYGGGNKKVVVTSVHGSGSGSGYGYGHGSGNKKVVVTSVHGSGSGSGYGYGHGSGNKKVVVTSVHGSGLGHSIGYGSGNKKVVVTSVHGSGSGSGYGYGHGSGNKKVVVTSLHGSGSGSGYGYGHGSGTKKVVIKSVHGSGLGY; encoded by the exons ATGATTTGGACTATAGGCCACTGTTTAGTGATACTTTGCGTTGCTTTCG tCAACATTGACGGAGGCAGCATCGGATATCACGGCGACAGCACAGGATACGGCCATGGAGTAG GATATGGTTCTGGTGACGGATACGGCAGTGGTAATAAGAAAATAGTAATCAAAACAGTACATGGGTCTGGGTCAGGGTCAGGATATGGTGCCGGATACGGCATTGGTCATAAGAAAGTTGTCATCAAAACAGTACATGGATCTGGATCAGGGTCGGGATATAGTACTGGATACGGCAGTGGTCATAAGAAAGTTGTAGTTACATCTGTACATGGATCAGGGTCAGGGTCAGGATATGGTACTGGATATGGCAGTGGAAACAAGAAAGTGGTAGTTACATCTGTACATGGATCCGGATTAGGGTCAGGATATGGTACTGGATATGGCAGTGGTAATAAGAAAGTTGTAGTTTCATCTGTCCATGGAACAGGATCAGGGTCAGGTTATGGTGACAGATATGGCAGTGGAAATAAGAAAGTTGTAGTTACATCTGTCCATGGATCCGGATCAGGGTCAGGATATGGTACTGGATACGGCAGTGGTACTAAGAAAGTTGTAGTTACATCTGTCCATGGATCAGGATCAGGGTCAGGTTATGGTTACGGACACGGCAGTGGTAACAAGAAAGTTGTAGTTACATCTGTCCATGGATCAGTATCAGGGTCAGGGTATGGTACTGGATATGGCAGTGGTAATAAGAAAGTTGTAGTTACATCTGTCCATGGATCAGGATCAGGGTCAGGTTATGGTGACGGATACGGCAGTGGAAACAAGAAAGTTGTAGTAACATCTGTCCACGGATCAGGATCAGGGTCAGGTTATGGTTACGGACACAGCAGTGGTAACAAGAAAGTTGTAGTTACATCTGTCCGTGGATCAGGATCAGGGTCAGGATATGGTGACGGATACGGCAGTGGTAAAAAGAAAGTTGTAGTTACATCTGTCCATGGATCAGGATCAGGGTCAGGTTACGGTTACGGACACGGCAGTGGTAACAAGAAAGTTGTAATTACATCTGTCCATGGATCAGGGTCAGGTTATGGTGACGGATACGGCAGTGGTAACAAGAAAGTTGTAGTAACATCTGTCCATGGATCAGGATCAGGGTCAGGTTATGGTGACGGATACGGCAGTGGTAACAAGAAAGTTGTAGTTACATCTGTCCATGGATCAGGATCAGGGTCAGGATATTTTGACGGATACGGCAGTGGTAATAAGAAAGATGTAGTTACATCTGTGCATGGATCAGGGTCAGGACATGGTATCGGATATGGCAGTGGTAATAAGAAAGTTGTAGTTACATCTGTCCATAGATCAGGGTCAGGACATGGTATCGGATATGGGAGTGGTAATAAGAAAGTTGTAGTTACATCTGTCCATGGATCAGGGTCAGGACATGGTATCGGATATGGGAGTGGTAATAAGAAAGTTGTAGTTACATCTGTCCATGGATCAGGGTCAGGTTATGGTGACGGATACGGCAGTGGTAATAAGAAAGTTGTAGTTACATCTGTCCATAGATCAGGGTCAGGACATGGTATCGGATATGGCAGTGGTAATAAGAAAGTTGTAGTTACATCTGTCCATGGATCAGGGTCAGGACATGGTATCGGATATGGGAGTGGTAATAAGAAAGTTGTAGTAACATCTGTCCATGGATCAGGGTCAGGACATGGTATCGGATATGGCAATGGTAACAACAAGAAAGTTTTAGTTACATCTATCCATGGATCAGGGTCAGATTATGGTAACGGGTACGGTAGTAATACTAAGAAAGTTGTAGTTACATCTGTCCATGGATCAGGGTCAGGACATGGTATCGGATATGGCAGTGGTAACAAGAAAGTTGTAGTTACATCTGTCCATGGATCAGGGTCAGGACATGGTATCGGATATGGCAGTGGTAATAAGAAAGTTGTAGTTACATCTGTCCATGGATCAGGGTCAGGACATGGTATCGGATATGGCAGTGGTAATAAGAAAGTTGTAGTTACATCTGTCCATGGATCAGGGTCAGGACATGGTATCGGATATGGCAGTGGTAATAAGAAAGTTGTAGTTACATCTGTCCATGGATCAGGGTCAGGACATGGTATCGGATATGGCAGTGGTAACAAGAAAGTTGTAGTTACATCTGTCCATGGATCAGGGTCAGGACATGGTATCGGATATGGCAGTGGTAACAAGAAAGTTGTAGTTACATCTGTCCATGGATCAAGATCAGGGTCGGGATATGGTACTGGATATGGCAGTAATGGATATAACAGTAGATATGGATGTGTTCCTTTCGAGCAGAATATTGTCATACATAAAAGACAAAAAGGATATGGTGGATACAATGGTGGAAGGAACACAATTGCACAGATTTTGCCGTTTGGATATAATGGAAAAGGATATAACACATATGACAATG GATATGGTCCTGGTGACTATAACAGTTATGGTAGTGGTGATAAGAAAGTTGTAGTTACACCTGTCCATGGATCAGGATCAGGATCAGGACATGGTATCGGATATGGCAGTGGTCATAAGAAAGTTGTGGTTACATCTGTACATGGATCAGGATCAGGTTATGGTGACGGATACGGCAGTGGTAATAAGAAAGTTGTAGTAACCTCTGTCCATGGATCAGGATCAGTACCAGGACATGGTATCGGATATGGCAGTGGTCATAAGAAAGTTGTTGTTACATCGGTCCATGGATCAGGATCAGGGTCAGGTTATGGTGACGGATACGGCAGTGGTAAAAAGAAAGTTGTAGTTACATCTGTCCATGGATCAGGATCAGGACATGGTATCGGATATGGCAGTGGTAATAAGAAAGTTGTTGTTACATCTGTCCATGGATCAGGATCAGGGTCAGGTTATGGTTACGGACACGGCAGTGGTAACAAGAAAGTTGTAGTTACATCTGTCCATGGATCAGGATCAGGACATGGTATCGGATATGGCAGTGGTCATAAGAAAGTTGTTGTTACATCGGTCCATGGATCAGGATCAGGGTCAGGTTATGGTGACGGATACGGCAGTGGTAACAAGAAAGTTGTAGTTACATCTGTCCATGGATCAGGATCAGGACATGGTATCGGATATGGCAGTGGTCATAAGAAAGTTGTTGTTACATCTGTCCATGGATCAGGATCAGGGTCAGGTTATAGTACTGGATACGGCAGTGGTAATAAGAAAGTTGTAGTTACATCTGTCCATGGATCAGGATCAGGGTCAGGATATGGTTACGGACACGGCAGTAGTAACAAGAAAGTTGTAGTTACATCTGTCCATGGATCAGGATCAGGACATGGTATCGGATATGGCAGTGGTCATAAGAAAGTTGTTGTTACATCGGTCCATGGATCAGGATCAGGGTCAGGTTATGGTGACGGATACGGCAGTGGTAACAAGAAAGTTGTAGTTACATCTGTCCATGGATCAGGATCAGGACATGGTATCGGATATGGCAGTGGTCATAAGAAAGTTGTTGTTACATCTGTCCATGGATCAGGATCAGGGTCAGGTTATAGTACTGGATACGGCAGTGGTAACAAAAAAGTTGTAGTTACATCTGTCCATGGATCAGGATCAGGATCAGGACATGGTATCGGATATGGCAGTGGTAACAAGAAAGTTGTTGTTACATCTGTACATGGATCAGGATCAGGGTCAGGTTATAGTACTGGATACGGCAGTGGTAACAAAAAAGTTGTAGTTACATCTGTCCATGGATCAGGATCAGGGTTTGGACACGGTATCGGATATGGCGGTGGCAATAAGAAAGTTGTAGTAACATCTGTCCATGGATCAGGATCAGGGTCAGGTTATGGTTACGGACACGGCAGTGGTAACAAGAAAGTTGTAGTTACATCTGTACATGGATCAGGATCAGGGTCAGGATATGGTTACGGACACGGCAGTGGTAACAAGAAAGTTGT AGTTACATCTGTCCATGGATCAGGGTTAGGACATAGTATCGGATATGGCAGTGGTAACAAGAAAGTTGTCGTTACATCTGTACATGGATCAGGATCAGGGTCAGGTTATGGTTACGGACACGGCAGCGGTAACAAGAAAGTTGTAGTTACATCTCTCCATGGATCAGGATCAGGGTCAGGATATGGTTACGGACACGGCAGTGGTACTAAGAAAGTTGTCATCAAAAGTGTCCATGGATCTGGTTTGGGGTATTGA